One stretch of Amycolatopsis tolypomycina DNA includes these proteins:
- a CDS encoding helix-turn-helix domain-containing protein: MTVLLREAIGDRLRHARTNQRRTLRDISRAARVSLGYLSEVERGQKEASSELLASICQALDLPLGELLHNVAADVSALDNVEVAPVDERIVEGAPREKRGAEASAAGIEGGRLMSELIGNDLADLRVSPAPRMNTTLRTTIGQPKLASTIAA; the protein is encoded by the coding sequence ATGACCGTGCTGTTGCGTGAGGCGATCGGTGATCGGCTCCGTCATGCCCGCACCAACCAGCGTCGTACGCTGCGCGACATCTCCCGCGCCGCCAGGGTCAGCCTCGGCTACCTCTCGGAGGTGGAGCGGGGTCAGAAAGAGGCGTCGAGCGAGCTGCTCGCGTCCATCTGCCAGGCCCTGGACCTTCCGCTCGGCGAGCTGCTGCACAACGTGGCGGCGGACGTTTCGGCCCTCGACAACGTCGAGGTCGCACCGGTCGACGAGCGGATCGTGGAGGGCGCACCCCGGGAGAAGCGGGGCGCCGAGGCCTCGGCAGCCGGCATCGAAGGCGGCCGCCTGATGTCCGAGCTGATCGGCAACGACCTCGCCGACCTGCGGGTTTCCCCGGCACCGCGGATGAACACGACGCTGCGCACGACGATCGGCCAGCCCAAGCTGGCGTCGACCATCGCTGCGTAG
- a CDS encoding CinA family protein — translation MDEKALVATLTARGETVAAAESLTAGLVCATLARVPGASAVLRGGLVVYATELKAALAGVSAELLAEHGAVHPEVAAQLAEGARVRCGATWGLGLTGVAGPSAQDGVPPGTVHVGLIGPGTRTVRTLALEGDRDLIRTESVLAAFALLGEHLA, via the coding sequence GTGGACGAGAAGGCCCTGGTCGCGACCCTGACCGCGCGGGGCGAGACGGTCGCGGCGGCCGAGTCGCTGACCGCCGGGCTGGTCTGCGCCACCCTCGCGCGCGTGCCCGGGGCGAGCGCGGTGCTGCGCGGGGGACTGGTCGTCTACGCCACCGAGCTGAAGGCCGCACTGGCCGGCGTCTCCGCGGAGCTGCTGGCCGAGCACGGCGCCGTCCACCCCGAGGTGGCGGCCCAGCTGGCCGAGGGCGCCCGCGTCCGGTGCGGGGCCACCTGGGGCCTCGGGCTCACCGGGGTGGCCGGGCCGTCGGCGCAGGACGGCGTCCCACCGGGGACCGTGCACGTCGGGCTCATCGGGCCGGGAACACGTACAGTCCGTACGCTGGCCTTGGAAGGCGATCGTGACTTGATCAGGACCGAGTCGGTCTTGGCCGCGTTTGCCCTGCTCGGGGAACATTTGGCGTGA
- the pgsA gene encoding CDP-diacylglycerol--glycerol-3-phosphate 3-phosphatidyltransferase yields the protein MSALPSDAADEGLTHEAHAQVPEPTPVPTLNLANLLTLSRLVLVPLFVVALFVGDGHDTTWRALATGLFAIASATDQLDGWVARKYGLITDFGKIADPIADKALTGAALVGLSVLGELGWWVTIVIAVREIGVTLLRFWVIRHGVIPASRGGKAKTMAQIAAIVAYLLPLPVEADPVRWALMGLALVLTVVTGVDYLVRAVRLRAAGRRVTGS from the coding sequence GTGAGTGCGCTTCCCAGCGACGCCGCCGACGAGGGCCTCACCCACGAAGCCCACGCCCAGGTCCCCGAGCCGACCCCGGTCCCGACGCTCAACCTCGCGAACCTCCTGACGCTGTCGCGGCTGGTCCTGGTGCCGCTGTTCGTCGTCGCGCTGTTCGTCGGCGACGGCCACGACACGACCTGGCGCGCGCTCGCGACCGGGCTGTTCGCCATCGCCTCGGCCACCGACCAGCTGGACGGCTGGGTGGCCCGCAAGTACGGCCTGATCACCGACTTCGGCAAGATCGCCGACCCGATCGCGGACAAGGCGCTCACCGGCGCCGCACTCGTCGGGCTGAGCGTGCTGGGCGAGCTCGGCTGGTGGGTCACGATCGTCATCGCGGTCCGGGAGATCGGCGTCACACTGCTGCGGTTCTGGGTGATCCGGCACGGCGTGATCCCCGCCAGCCGGGGCGGCAAGGCCAAGACGATGGCGCAGATCGCCGCGATCGTGGCGTACCTGCTGCCGCTGCCGGTGGAAGCGGACCCGGTGCGGTGGGCGCTGATGGGGCTGGCCCTGGTGCTGACCGTCGTGACCGGCGTCGACTACCTGGTGCGCGCGGTGCGGCTGCGGGCGGCCGGGCGCCGGGTCACCGGGAGCTGA
- the rimO gene encoding 30S ribosomal protein S12 methylthiotransferase RimO produces the protein MPSPATDPAATRRVSLLTLGCARNEVDSEELAGRLAAGGWELAADPEESDVVVVNTCGFVESAKKDSVDTLLAASDTGKKVVAVGCMAERYGHELADSLPEADAVLGFDHYADLSARLDDVVAGRKIASHTPGDRRKLLPISPVERPAAAETVEVPGHAQHGWGPRVLRTRLDDSPVAALKIASGCDRRCSFCAIPSFRGSFVSRQPDEVVAEAMWLAEHGVKELFLVSENSTSYGKDFGRDGATALERLLPRLAEIDGIERVRVSYLQPAETRPQLVKAIATTPGVAEYFDLSFQHSSEQVLRRMRRFGSTDSFLALCEQIREYAPEAGIRTNVIVGFPGETEHDLSELERFLTGARLDAVGVFGYSDEDGTEAETFDGKLDPEVVAERVTRISALVEELTAQRAEDRIGTFVDVLVELDDDGELTGRAAHQAPEVDGECVILDAPEKVQVGDFLRCEVVDSAGVDLIVRAVPDADR, from the coding sequence GTGCCTTCCCCTGCCACGGACCCAGCCGCCACCCGACGCGTCTCCCTGCTGACCCTGGGCTGCGCCCGCAACGAGGTCGACTCGGAGGAGCTGGCGGGCCGGCTCGCGGCCGGCGGCTGGGAGCTGGCGGCCGATCCCGAAGAGTCCGACGTCGTGGTGGTCAACACCTGCGGCTTCGTCGAATCGGCCAAAAAGGACTCCGTCGACACGCTGCTCGCCGCGTCCGACACGGGCAAGAAGGTCGTCGCCGTCGGCTGCATGGCCGAGCGCTACGGGCACGAGCTCGCCGACAGCCTCCCGGAAGCCGACGCGGTGCTGGGCTTCGACCACTACGCCGACCTCTCGGCCCGGCTCGACGACGTCGTCGCCGGCCGCAAGATCGCCTCGCACACGCCGGGCGACCGCCGCAAGCTGCTGCCGATCAGCCCGGTCGAGCGGCCCGCCGCCGCGGAGACCGTCGAGGTCCCGGGGCACGCGCAGCACGGCTGGGGCCCGCGGGTGCTGCGCACGCGCCTCGACGACTCGCCCGTGGCCGCGCTGAAGATCGCCTCCGGCTGCGACCGGCGCTGCTCGTTCTGCGCCATCCCGTCGTTCCGCGGCTCGTTCGTCTCGCGGCAGCCGGACGAGGTCGTCGCCGAGGCGATGTGGCTGGCCGAGCACGGCGTCAAGGAGCTGTTCCTGGTCAGCGAGAACTCGACGTCCTACGGCAAGGACTTCGGCCGCGACGGCGCCACCGCGCTGGAGCGGCTGCTGCCGCGGCTGGCCGAGATCGACGGCATCGAGCGCGTCCGCGTCTCCTACCTGCAGCCGGCCGAGACGCGCCCGCAGCTGGTCAAGGCCATCGCGACCACGCCGGGCGTCGCCGAGTACTTCGACCTGTCGTTCCAGCACTCCAGCGAGCAGGTGCTGCGCCGGATGCGCCGGTTCGGCTCGACCGACTCGTTCCTGGCCCTGTGCGAGCAGATCCGCGAGTACGCGCCCGAGGCCGGGATCCGGACCAACGTGATCGTCGGGTTCCCCGGCGAGACCGAGCACGACCTGAGCGAGCTCGAGCGGTTCCTGACCGGCGCGCGCCTCGACGCCGTGGGCGTCTTCGGCTACTCCGACGAGGACGGCACCGAGGCCGAGACCTTCGACGGCAAGCTCGACCCCGAGGTGGTCGCCGAGCGCGTCACCCGGATCTCGGCGCTGGTCGAGGAGCTGACCGCGCAGCGCGCCGAGGACCGGATCGGCACGTTCGTCGACGTCCTGGTGGAGCTGGACGACGACGGCGAGCTCACCGGCCGCGCCGCGCACCAGGCGCCGGAGGTCGACGGCGAGTGCGTCATCCTCGACGCGCCGGAAAAGGTGCAGGTCGGTGACTTCCTGCGCTGCGAGGTCGTCGACTCGGCGGGCGTGGACCTGATCGTCCGCGCGGTACCGGACGCCGACCGGTGA
- a CDS encoding amino-acid N-acetyltransferase → MPSDSLPPTVRRARIADVRKIKALVDSDAGRVLLEKDLVTLYEDVQEFWVAEAGDEVVGAAALHVLWEDIAELRTVVVDKAVRGQGVGRVLVARLVDEARELGLKRLFVLTFETSFFAGHGFVEIDGTPVSHEVYEEMRRSHDTGVAEFLDLPYVKPNTLGNSRMLLEL, encoded by the coding sequence GTGCCGTCCGACTCGCTTCCCCCGACCGTCCGCCGCGCCCGGATCGCCGACGTCCGCAAGATCAAGGCCCTGGTCGACTCGGACGCCGGCCGCGTCCTGCTGGAGAAGGACCTGGTCACGCTGTACGAGGACGTCCAGGAGTTCTGGGTCGCCGAAGCCGGTGACGAGGTGGTCGGCGCGGCCGCGCTGCACGTGCTCTGGGAGGACATCGCCGAGCTGCGCACGGTCGTGGTCGACAAGGCCGTCCGCGGCCAGGGTGTCGGCCGGGTGCTGGTCGCCCGGCTGGTCGACGAGGCGCGTGAGCTGGGTCTCAAACGGCTGTTCGTGCTGACCTTCGAGACGAGCTTCTTCGCCGGGCACGGGTTCGTCGAGATCGACGGCACCCCGGTGTCGCACGAGGTCTACGAGGAGATGCGGCGCTCGCACGACACCGGCGTCGCGGAGTTCCTCGACCTGCCGTACGTCAAGCCGAACACCCTGGGCAACTCCCGCATGCTGCTCGAGCTCTGA
- a CDS encoding phospholipase: MRTTLRNLGATVTVAVSVGAGALLGTGTAAAVDIPAVTDQYLFSTSLSGFETIRNQAPYSGQLDWSSDGCSWSPDTPFGFQFLPGCHRHDFGYRNYKKQGRFSDANRLKIDDNLYKDLKSVCGSNIACKGAAWTYYQAVRKFGG; the protein is encoded by the coding sequence ATGCGCACGACACTGCGGAACCTGGGGGCCACCGTCACGGTGGCCGTTTCCGTCGGCGCGGGAGCCCTGCTGGGCACCGGCACCGCGGCCGCCGTCGACATCCCGGCGGTCACCGACCAGTACCTCTTCTCGACGTCCCTGTCCGGGTTCGAAACGATCCGGAACCAGGCGCCCTACTCCGGCCAGCTGGACTGGTCGTCGGACGGCTGTTCCTGGTCGCCGGACACCCCGTTCGGCTTCCAGTTCCTGCCCGGCTGCCACCGGCACGACTTCGGCTACCGCAACTACAAGAAGCAGGGCCGGTTCAGCGACGCGAACCGGCTGAAGATCGACGACAACCTGTACAAGGACCTGAAGAGCGTCTGCGGGTCCAACATCGCCTGCAAGGGCGCGGCCTGGACGTACTACCAGGCGGTCCGGAAGTTCGGCGGCTGA
- a CDS encoding nitroreductase family protein, giving the protein MEIDHLLSTTRAVRRKLDLDRPVEPEVLEECLDLALQAPTPGNVQAWRWLVVRDQDVKDRLSVLFRAVGEAYLAERASAAPSRMLASGRHLLEVIDRVPVFVIPVLAGRPAGDNAVDAAFYGGIFPAVWNFQLALRSRGLGSTLTTYHLAREAEAAAILGIPEGHTQAGLLPVAYTTVPDFKPAARSPLAEVAYLDHWGTPLS; this is encoded by the coding sequence ATGGAGATCGATCACCTGCTCAGCACCACCCGCGCGGTCCGCCGCAAGCTCGACCTCGACCGGCCGGTCGAGCCCGAAGTCCTCGAGGAGTGCCTCGACCTGGCGCTGCAGGCGCCGACGCCCGGCAACGTCCAGGCGTGGCGCTGGCTCGTGGTGCGCGACCAGGACGTGAAGGACCGGCTTTCCGTGCTCTTCCGCGCGGTCGGCGAGGCCTACCTGGCGGAGCGGGCGAGCGCGGCGCCGTCGCGGATGCTGGCGTCCGGGCGGCACCTCCTCGAGGTGATCGACCGGGTCCCGGTGTTCGTGATCCCGGTCCTGGCCGGCCGCCCGGCCGGGGACAACGCGGTCGACGCGGCCTTCTACGGCGGCATCTTCCCGGCGGTGTGGAACTTCCAGCTGGCCCTGCGCTCGCGCGGGCTGGGTTCGACGCTGACGACGTACCACCTGGCGCGGGAGGCGGAAGCCGCGGCGATCCTCGGCATCCCGGAGGGGCACACCCAGGCCGGGCTGCTGCCGGTGGCGTACACGACGGTGCCGGACTTCAAGCCGGCCGCGCGCAGCCCGCTGGCCGAAGTGGCCTACCTCGACCACTGGGGCACGCCGCTCAGCTGA
- a CDS encoding RloB family protein, with amino-acid sequence MCGAEATEPAYLQGLKQARRNPAVTIKVKAKPADPDTVVRHAARLRDAAADSYDEVWCVVDVDEFDLAKAVVTARRARVNLAISNPCFEYWLLLHFEACTAPLTCYSDVAKRLRKHVPGYDKSALDFADYASGVDAAVERALKPGHTLTTEHEHNPATGVWALVQKVL; translated from the coding sequence GTGTGCGGCGCGGAAGCGACCGAGCCTGCTTACCTGCAAGGTCTCAAACAGGCGAGGCGGAACCCGGCCGTGACGATCAAGGTGAAGGCGAAACCCGCCGATCCCGACACGGTCGTGCGGCACGCGGCCCGCCTGCGGGACGCCGCCGCGGACAGCTACGACGAGGTCTGGTGCGTCGTCGACGTGGATGAGTTCGACCTGGCGAAAGCGGTCGTCACGGCTCGACGGGCGCGGGTCAACCTGGCGATCTCGAACCCGTGCTTCGAATACTGGCTCCTGCTTCACTTCGAGGCCTGCACCGCGCCGCTGACCTGCTACTCGGACGTGGCCAAGCGGCTTCGCAAGCACGTGCCCGGATACGACAAGTCGGCGTTGGACTTCGCGGACTACGCGAGCGGCGTCGACGCGGCCGTCGAACGGGCCCTGAAGCCCGGCCACACGTTGACCACCGAACACGAGCACAATCCCGCGACCGGAGTCTGGGCTCTGGTGCAGAAGGTTCTTTGA
- a CDS encoding AAA family ATPase, with amino-acid sequence MLRSFRLGNHRSFRDEQELLLMPALPGDERPVVPVAAIYGANASGKSNLLDGLAFMQMLVLGRSMSPAAAFEVCPYKLGAGPIQEQSVFVVEIVVDDVPYTYGFTLTERAVVDEWLYAYPAKRKRILFERSDAEFKVGGTVVDSKAKFEVLEELIRPDRLLLSACDNLSIGPLMPVYQWFARGLTVRRLRGQTSPSFVGDRVGRYLSRRPEQVSRLVSLLGAADVGVVDLVVEDGRELTADRPGETPLRREQKLKLLHGTGREAFPLGDESSGTLNWLALLPQVLDAVDYGKVLVVDEIDASLHPLLTAQLVGIFQNRETNPNEAQLIFTTHDTSLLGTMLGDQVLERDQIWFVEKDSEGASRLYPLTDFKPRKDQNTERRYLSGSYGAVPVLGDFVAAVGRE; translated from the coding sequence GTGCTGCGCAGCTTCCGGCTGGGCAATCACCGCTCGTTCCGGGACGAGCAGGAGCTGCTCCTCATGCCCGCACTGCCCGGTGACGAGCGGCCGGTGGTACCGGTGGCTGCCATCTACGGGGCCAACGCCTCCGGCAAGTCGAATCTGCTGGACGGCCTCGCCTTCATGCAGATGCTGGTTCTCGGGCGGTCGATGTCCCCCGCGGCGGCGTTCGAGGTCTGCCCGTACAAGCTGGGTGCCGGGCCGATCCAGGAACAGTCGGTGTTCGTGGTGGAAATCGTCGTGGATGACGTTCCCTACACCTACGGTTTCACGCTGACCGAGCGCGCTGTGGTCGATGAATGGCTGTACGCCTATCCGGCGAAGCGCAAGCGCATCCTTTTCGAGCGGTCAGACGCCGAGTTCAAGGTCGGCGGCACGGTGGTGGACTCCAAGGCGAAGTTCGAGGTGCTGGAGGAGCTCATCAGGCCGGATCGGCTCCTGCTCAGTGCCTGCGACAACCTTTCGATCGGTCCGTTGATGCCTGTGTACCAGTGGTTCGCCCGCGGGTTGACCGTGCGGAGACTCCGCGGGCAAACTTCTCCTTCGTTCGTCGGCGACCGTGTCGGGCGGTACCTGTCGCGGAGGCCGGAGCAGGTATCCCGGCTGGTTTCCCTGCTCGGGGCTGCCGACGTCGGCGTCGTCGACCTGGTCGTCGAGGACGGCCGGGAGCTGACGGCCGACCGCCCCGGCGAGACACCACTCCGACGGGAACAGAAACTCAAGCTTCTGCACGGAACCGGACGTGAAGCTTTCCCTCTCGGAGACGAATCGTCGGGCACGCTGAACTGGCTGGCACTGCTGCCGCAGGTGCTGGACGCGGTCGACTACGGAAAGGTACTGGTCGTCGACGAGATCGACGCGAGCCTGCATCCGCTCTTGACGGCTCAGCTCGTGGGAATCTTCCAGAACCGCGAGACCAACCCGAACGAAGCCCAGCTGATCTTCACGACGCACGACACGAGTCTGCTGGGCACAATGCTCGGCGACCAGGTGCTGGAGCGAGACCAGATCTGGTTCGTGGAGAAGGACTCGGAAGGAGCGAGCCGGCTGTACCCGCTCACCGACTTCAAGCCGCGGAAGGACCAGAACACGGAGCGGCGTTATCTCAGCGGCAGCTACGGTGCCGTGCCCGTGCTGGGTGACTTCGTGGCGGCGGTCGGCCGCGAATGA
- a CDS encoding DNA translocase FtsK: MAGSATRKRSTGSGAKGAAARKPRTPAKSRPAARKPAPRARRKTPGIFGKGVRGTWNLLAKGLGTLARTVGRTRELEPEHRRDGLALGLIGLGIVAAVGVWWRAAGPIGTGVEIATRTVLGAGAVTLPLVLVVVAVALMRSEPHPETRPRMVVGTIMVVLSVLGMLHIFTALPETNDGRMYAGGIVGAFSGGLLTMGVTTWVAVPLLILALFFGVLVFTGTPVREIPNRLRNWGLDEEEIAEAEAQRSGFATDEEKVTDADPKAARLRKPSRRRQASEAAPEQLDIDAMLAEAPTPIKPPKPKPAPEVVEKKPKKAVEPPLAVTRTVEGDYQLPPPDLLKLGDAPKSRSKANDAMIEAITGVLEQFNVDAQVTGFTRGPTVTRYEVELGPGVKVEKITALTKNIAYAVATDNVRLLAPIPGKSAVGIEVPNSDREMVRLGDVLRAPSTVKDNHPMVIGLGKDIEGHFVTANLTKMPHLLVAGSTGSGKSSFVNSMLVSLLARSTPDECRMILIDPKMVELTPYEGIPHLITPIITQPKKAAAALAWLVEEMEQRYQDMQVNKVRHIDDYNKKVRSGEITAPPGSEREYRPYPYIMAIVDELADLMMTAPRDVEDAIVRITQKARAAGIHLVLATQRPSVDVVTGLIKTNVPSRLAFATSSLTDSRVILDQPGAEKLIGMGDALYLPMGAGKPVRIQGAFVGDEEIAAVVNYAKEQAQPEYQDGVTAAKAGEKKEIDPDIGDDLDVLLQAAELIVTSQFGSTSMLQRKLRVGFAKAGRLMDLLESRGVVGPSEGSKARDVLIKPEELESVLFMIRGGGPVDADAGDEDE; the protein is encoded by the coding sequence ATGGCTGGGTCGGCGACGAGGAAGAGAAGCACGGGAAGCGGCGCGAAGGGGGCGGCGGCGCGTAAGCCGCGCACACCCGCGAAGTCACGTCCGGCCGCTCGCAAGCCCGCGCCCCGCGCTCGCCGCAAGACGCCGGGGATCTTCGGGAAGGGCGTCCGGGGCACCTGGAACCTGCTGGCCAAGGGCCTGGGCACGCTGGCCAGGACGGTCGGCCGCACCCGCGAGCTCGAGCCGGAACACCGCCGCGACGGCCTCGCGCTGGGCCTGATCGGCCTGGGCATCGTCGCGGCCGTCGGCGTCTGGTGGCGGGCGGCCGGGCCGATCGGCACCGGTGTGGAGATCGCCACCCGGACCGTCCTCGGCGCCGGGGCCGTCACGCTCCCGCTGGTGCTCGTCGTCGTCGCCGTCGCGCTGATGCGGTCCGAGCCACACCCGGAGACGCGGCCGCGGATGGTCGTCGGCACGATCATGGTCGTCCTGTCGGTGCTCGGGATGCTGCACATCTTCACCGCGCTGCCGGAGACCAACGACGGCCGGATGTACGCCGGCGGCATCGTCGGCGCCTTCTCCGGCGGCCTGCTCACCATGGGCGTCACCACCTGGGTCGCGGTGCCGCTGCTCATCCTCGCGCTGTTCTTCGGCGTGCTCGTGTTCACCGGCACGCCGGTCCGCGAGATCCCGAACCGGTTGCGGAACTGGGGCCTCGACGAGGAGGAGATCGCCGAGGCCGAGGCGCAGCGGTCGGGCTTCGCGACCGACGAGGAGAAGGTCACCGACGCCGACCCGAAGGCCGCGCGGCTGCGCAAGCCGTCCCGGCGCCGCCAGGCCAGCGAAGCCGCGCCCGAGCAGCTGGACATCGACGCGATGCTGGCCGAGGCGCCGACGCCGATCAAGCCGCCCAAGCCCAAGCCGGCGCCCGAGGTCGTCGAGAAGAAGCCGAAGAAGGCCGTCGAACCGCCGCTCGCCGTCACCCGGACGGTCGAGGGCGACTACCAGCTCCCGCCGCCCGACCTGCTGAAGCTCGGCGACGCGCCGAAGTCCCGCAGCAAGGCCAACGACGCCATGATCGAGGCGATCACCGGCGTGCTGGAGCAGTTCAACGTCGACGCGCAGGTCACCGGCTTCACCCGCGGCCCGACGGTCACCCGCTACGAGGTCGAGCTCGGCCCGGGCGTGAAGGTCGAGAAGATCACCGCGCTGACCAAGAACATCGCCTACGCGGTGGCGACCGACAACGTCCGGCTGCTGGCGCCGATCCCCGGCAAGTCCGCGGTCGGCATCGAGGTGCCCAACTCCGACCGCGAGATGGTCCGCCTGGGCGACGTCCTGCGCGCGCCGTCGACGGTCAAGGACAACCACCCGATGGTGATCGGCCTCGGCAAGGACATCGAGGGCCACTTCGTCACCGCGAACCTGACGAAGATGCCGCACCTGCTGGTCGCGGGTTCGACCGGGTCCGGTAAGTCGAGCTTCGTCAACTCGATGCTGGTGTCGCTGCTCGCGCGCTCGACGCCGGACGAGTGCCGGATGATCCTGATCGACCCGAAGATGGTCGAGCTGACGCCGTACGAGGGCATCCCGCACCTGATCACGCCCATCATCACCCAGCCGAAGAAGGCGGCCGCCGCGCTGGCCTGGCTGGTGGAGGAGATGGAGCAGCGCTACCAGGACATGCAGGTCAACAAGGTCCGGCACATCGACGACTACAACAAGAAGGTGCGCTCGGGCGAGATCACCGCGCCGCCGGGCTCGGAGCGCGAGTACCGGCCGTACCCGTACATCATGGCGATCGTCGACGAGCTCGCCGACCTGATGATGACCGCCCCCCGCGACGTCGAGGACGCGATCGTCCGCATCACCCAGAAGGCCCGCGCGGCGGGCATCCACCTGGTCCTGGCGACGCAGCGGCCGTCGGTCGACGTCGTGACCGGCCTGATCAAGACCAACGTGCCCTCGCGGCTGGCGTTCGCGACGTCGTCGCTGACCGACTCCCGGGTCATCCTGGACCAGCCGGGCGCCGAGAAGCTGATCGGCATGGGCGACGCGCTGTACCTGCCGATGGGTGCGGGCAAGCCGGTCCGCATCCAGGGCGCGTTCGTCGGCGACGAAGAGATCGCGGCGGTCGTCAACTACGCGAAGGAGCAGGCGCAGCCGGAGTACCAGGACGGCGTGACGGCGGCCAAGGCGGGCGAGAAGAAGGAGATCGACCCGGACATCGGCGACGACCTCGACGTCCTGCTGCAGGCGGCGGAGCTGATCGTGACGTCCCAGTTCGGCTCGACGTCGATGCTGCAGCGGAAGCTGCGGGTCGGGTTCGCCAAGGCGGGCCGGCTGATGGACCTGCTGGAGAGCCGGGGCGTGGTGGGCCCGTCGGAGGGCTCGAAGGCCCGCGACGTGCTGATCAAGCCGGAGGAACTGGAGTCGGTCCTGTTCATGATCCGCGGCGGCGGCCCGGTGGACGCCGACGCGGGCGACGAGGACGAATAG
- a CDS encoding lysophospholipid acyltransferase family protein: MVALNSDNTARRAPAIWRTMLNIDRGLVNLVGRLTVTGRVPAQLRGKPLLMAANHIGVFDAFVLMAACKRIGINPRFMLAGGILDAPVIGPALRVSGHLRVDRKHAGTAVGQFAEAVEAMKTTREPIIVYPEGRISHDPGLWPERGKTGAARLALAAGVPVIPISQWGAHEAVYWGTETVNGPADLVPLARSGLSAPLRRPRFRVHFGDPVDLSEIEPERPGAGVRAHAKIMQAITDGLVPLRRDELDRPRFHDPTRPTDTVSPWKPKSSL, from the coding sequence ATGGTCGCGCTGAACTCCGACAACACCGCTCGCCGGGCGCCCGCCATCTGGCGGACCATGCTCAACATCGACCGCGGGCTGGTGAACCTCGTCGGACGGCTGACGGTCACCGGCCGGGTGCCCGCGCAGCTGCGGGGCAAGCCGCTGCTGATGGCCGCGAACCACATCGGCGTGTTCGACGCGTTCGTGCTGATGGCGGCGTGCAAGCGGATCGGCATCAACCCGCGGTTCATGCTGGCCGGCGGCATCCTCGACGCGCCCGTCATCGGGCCGGCGCTGCGGGTCAGCGGGCACCTGCGGGTCGACCGCAAGCACGCCGGGACCGCCGTCGGGCAGTTCGCCGAGGCCGTCGAGGCCATGAAGACCACGCGCGAGCCGATCATCGTCTACCCGGAGGGCCGCATCAGCCACGACCCGGGCCTGTGGCCCGAGCGCGGCAAGACGGGCGCGGCGCGGCTGGCGCTCGCGGCGGGCGTGCCGGTGATCCCGATCAGCCAGTGGGGCGCGCACGAGGCCGTGTACTGGGGCACCGAGACGGTCAACGGCCCGGCGGACCTGGTCCCGCTGGCCCGGTCGGGGCTGAGCGCGCCGCTGCGCCGCCCGCGGTTCCGCGTGCACTTCGGCGACCCGGTGGACCTGTCGGAGATCGAGCCGGAGCGGCCGGGCGCCGGGGTGCGCGCGCACGCGAAGATCATGCAGGCGATCACCGACGGTCTCGTGCCGCTGCGCCGCGACGAGCTCGACCGGCCCCGGTTCCACGACCCGACGCGGCCGACCGACACGGTCAGCCCGTGGAAGCCGAAGTCCAGCCTCTGA
- the wrbA gene encoding NAD(P)H:quinone oxidoreductase produces MSTRILVVYYSSTGNTAALAESLAAGARETGADVRVRTVPETVPADAIARNPRWQAWVDSGPHHELVTLGDLEWADGLAAGSPTRFGGPAAQLKSFLDSTGGLWAQGKLADKVATSFTTASTAHGGLESTLLAINNIFYHWGAIVVPLGYTDPHLKESGNPYGGSFVSRKSAAPDDVALDALRLQGRRLATITTHVATGLKRAG; encoded by the coding sequence GTGAGCACACGGATACTCGTCGTCTACTACAGCTCGACCGGGAACACCGCCGCCCTCGCCGAATCCCTCGCCGCCGGTGCGCGGGAGACCGGTGCCGACGTGCGGGTGCGGACCGTGCCGGAGACCGTGCCCGCCGACGCCATCGCGCGGAACCCGCGCTGGCAGGCCTGGGTGGACTCCGGGCCGCACCACGAGCTCGTCACGCTCGGCGACCTCGAATGGGCCGACGGGCTCGCCGCCGGCAGCCCGACCCGGTTCGGCGGGCCGGCCGCCCAGCTGAAGTCCTTTTTGGACAGCACAGGTGGCTTGTGGGCACAGGGAAAGCTGGCCGACAAGGTCGCCACGTCGTTCACGACGGCGTCCACCGCGCACGGCGGCCTCGAGTCGACCCTGCTGGCGATCAACAACATCTTCTACCACTGGGGCGCGATCGTGGTCCCGCTCGGCTACACCGACCCGCACCTGAAGGAGTCCGGCAACCCGTACGGCGGCTCGTTCGTCTCCCGCAAGTCGGCGGCCCCGGACGACGTCGCCCTCGACGCCCTGCGCCTGCAGGGCCGGCGCCTGGCCACCATCACCACGCACGTCGCCACCGGGCTGAAACGCGCCGGGTGA